One genomic region from Yersinia canariae encodes:
- the uxaC gene encoding glucuronate isomerase, producing MSQFLTEDFLLDTEFARRLYHDYAKDQPIYDYHCHLPPEQIAENYRFKNLYDIWLKGDHYKWRAMRTNGVAERFCTGDASDREKFDAWAATVPHTIGNPLYHWTHLELRRPFGITGKLLSPATSDEIWQRGNELLAQDSFSARGIMQQMNVKMVGTTDDPIDDLRHHKAIAADGSFNIKVLPSWRPDKAFNIEAAGFNDYMQRLEAAADTSISRFADLCTALNKRMDHFAAHGCKVSDHALDVVVYGEADEATLDSILARRLAGHQPSAEETAQFKTAVLLFLSGEYHRREWVQQYHIGALRNNNSRMFNLVGPDIGFDSINDQPLAQPLSRLLDAQGLRNTLPKTILYCLNPRDNEVIGTMVGNFQGEGAAGKMQFGSGWWFNDQKDGMQRQMTQLAQLGLLSRFVGMLTDSRSFLSYTRHEYFRRILCQMIGRWVEDGEAPADIELLGSMVKNICFDNAKQYFAIEL from the coding sequence ATGTCGCAGTTTTTGACCGAAGACTTTTTGCTCGACACCGAATTTGCCCGTCGTCTGTATCATGACTATGCAAAAGATCAGCCGATCTATGATTATCACTGCCATTTACCCCCAGAACAGATTGCAGAAAACTACCGCTTTAAAAATCTGTATGACATCTGGCTGAAAGGTGACCATTACAAATGGCGTGCTATGCGTACTAATGGTGTGGCAGAACGTTTCTGTACAGGTGACGCTAGTGACCGCGAGAAGTTTGATGCTTGGGCTGCAACGGTTCCTCATACTATCGGAAACCCGCTGTATCACTGGACTCATCTTGAGTTGCGCCGCCCATTTGGTATTACAGGTAAGTTATTGTCCCCCGCCACGTCAGACGAAATCTGGCAACGCGGTAATGAATTACTGGCTCAGGACAGTTTCTCTGCGCGCGGCATCATGCAGCAGATGAATGTTAAAATGGTCGGTACTACTGATGACCCGATTGATGACCTGCGCCACCATAAAGCGATTGCCGCTGACGGCAGCTTCAATATCAAAGTATTGCCAAGCTGGCGCCCGGATAAAGCCTTCAATATTGAAGCCGCAGGTTTCAACGACTATATGCAACGTCTGGAAGCTGCCGCTGACACTTCTATTAGCCGTTTCGCCGATCTGTGTACTGCGCTGAATAAACGTATGGACCACTTTGCCGCCCATGGTTGTAAGGTGTCAGACCATGCGTTGGATGTTGTCGTTTACGGTGAAGCAGATGAAGCGACTCTAGACAGCATCCTTGCTCGTCGCCTGGCCGGTCATCAGCCAAGCGCAGAAGAAACAGCACAGTTCAAGACCGCTGTATTGCTGTTCCTGTCTGGTGAATATCACCGCCGCGAATGGGTGCAGCAGTATCACATCGGCGCACTGCGCAACAACAACAGCCGCATGTTCAATCTGGTAGGGCCAGATATTGGCTTTGACTCCATTAATGACCAGCCATTGGCGCAGCCTTTATCCCGCTTGTTGGATGCACAGGGCCTGCGTAATACATTGCCAAAAACTATTCTTTATTGCCTGAACCCACGTGATAACGAAGTGATCGGCACCATGGTGGGCAACTTCCAAGGCGAAGGTGCTGCCGGGAAAATGCAATTTGGTTCTGGCTGGTGGTTCAACGACCAAAAAGACGGAATGCAACGTCAAATGACCCAATTGGCACAGCTTGGTTTACTGAGCCGTTTTGTCGGCATGCTGACTGATAGCCGTAGTTTCTTGTCCTATACCCGCCATGAATACTTCCGTCGCATCCTGTGCCAAATGATTGGCCGTTGGGTCGAAGACGGTGAAGCGCCAGCGGATATTGAACTGTTGGGTTCCATGGTGAAAAACATCTGCTTCGATAACGCCAAGCAATATTTCGCCATCGAACTGTAA
- a CDS encoding MFS transporter: MRKIKGLRWYMIALVTVGTILGYLTRNAIAVAAPTLQEQLHITTQQYSYIIAAYSAAYTLMQPVAGYILDVMGTKVGYAMFAVMWAIFCMSTALASSWGGLAIARGAVGAAEAAMIPAGLKATSEWFPAKERSIAVGYFNVGSSIGGMIAPPLVVWAIVMHSWQMAFIITGVLSLIWAIAWLILYKHPKDQKKLSDEEREYILSGQEAQHSTANSKKMSAMQIIRNRQFWGIAIPRFLAEPAWGTFNAWIPLFMFKAYGFNLKEIAMFAWMPMLFADLGCILGGYLPPLFQKHLKVNLIVSRKLVVTMGGLLMIGPGTIGLFTSPYAAIALLCVGGFAHQSLSGALITLSSDVFGRNEVATANGLTGMAAWTASTLFALVVGALADTMGFSPLFAALAVFDVLAVVVIWTVLQNRSAVEPDATPVQQSPAGQN, from the coding sequence ATGCGTAAAATTAAAGGCTTACGCTGGTACATGATCGCTTTGGTCACCGTTGGCACCATATTAGGTTACCTAACACGTAACGCTATTGCCGTTGCTGCACCAACGTTGCAAGAGCAGTTACATATCACGACTCAGCAATACTCTTATATTATCGCCGCTTATTCAGCCGCTTATACCCTGATGCAACCGGTAGCCGGTTATATTCTGGATGTGATGGGGACGAAAGTGGGTTATGCCATGTTTGCTGTTATGTGGGCCATATTCTGTATGAGCACTGCATTGGCCAGCAGCTGGGGCGGTTTAGCTATTGCACGTGGTGCGGTAGGTGCTGCTGAAGCGGCGATGATCCCTGCGGGTCTGAAAGCCACCAGTGAATGGTTCCCGGCAAAAGAACGTTCCATTGCTGTAGGCTATTTCAACGTGGGTTCTTCCATTGGCGGCATGATAGCACCACCATTAGTGGTGTGGGCTATCGTGATGCATAGCTGGCAGATGGCATTTATTATCACCGGTGTGCTCAGCCTGATTTGGGCCATTGCTTGGTTAATTTTGTACAAACACCCGAAAGATCAGAAAAAGCTATCTGATGAAGAACGTGAGTACATCCTGAGTGGCCAGGAAGCGCAGCACTCGACTGCTAACTCCAAAAAGATGTCTGCAATGCAGATTATCCGTAACCGCCAGTTCTGGGGTATTGCGATCCCGCGTTTCCTGGCAGAACCGGCTTGGGGGACATTCAACGCGTGGATCCCACTGTTCATGTTCAAAGCTTATGGCTTTAACCTGAAAGAAATTGCAATGTTTGCCTGGATGCCAATGCTGTTTGCCGACTTGGGCTGCATTCTCGGTGGTTACCTGCCACCGTTATTCCAGAAACACCTCAAAGTTAACCTGATTGTTTCCCGCAAATTAGTTGTGACAATGGGTGGCTTATTAATGATTGGGCCGGGGACCATTGGCCTGTTCACCAGCCCTTACGCGGCGATTGCGCTGTTGTGTGTTGGGGGCTTTGCTCACCAATCACTGTCTGGGGCGCTGATTACGCTATCTTCTGACGTCTTTGGTCGTAATGAAGTGGCAACCGCCAACGGCTTGACGGGTATGGCGGCCTGGACGGCCAGTACCTTGTTTGCCCTGGTTGTGGGTGCATTGGCAGATACCATGGGCTTCAGCCCACTGTTTGCCGCACTGGCCGTGTTTGACGTGTTGGCGGTAGTCGTCATCTGGACGGTACTGCAAAACCGCTCGGCAGTTGAACCCGATGCCACTCCGGTACAACAATCCCCAGCCGGACAGAACTAA
- the exuR gene encoding transcriptional regulator ExuR, producing the protein MEFTETRRLYQQLAAELKQRIEAGVYPVGDKLPAERYISEEMNVSRTVVREAIIMLEVEGYVEVRKGSGIHVMSNQQKHLVMPNHGIEFATAGPFELLQARQLIESNIAEFAATQVTRQDIVQLIEIQKHARQEDRFRDSQWDLKFHVQVALATQNTAMATIVEKMWSQRVHNPYWIKLHEHIDDKSIESWCEDHDRILEALMRKDPYASKLAMWQHLENTKQMLFRATTDDFEFNVDRYLFTENPVVHLDIPKELGVSITGKQQPSESLK; encoded by the coding sequence ATGGAATTCACAGAAACCAGACGGTTGTACCAGCAGTTAGCCGCAGAGTTAAAGCAGCGCATCGAAGCCGGAGTTTATCCGGTGGGCGATAAATTGCCCGCAGAACGCTACATTTCCGAAGAAATGAATGTCAGCCGCACCGTGGTCCGTGAAGCGATTATCATGTTGGAAGTGGAAGGTTATGTCGAAGTGCGCAAAGGCTCAGGCATCCATGTGATGTCGAATCAACAAAAGCATTTGGTCATGCCCAATCATGGTATTGAGTTCGCCACCGCAGGCCCTTTTGAGCTGTTACAGGCGCGCCAGTTGATCGAGAGTAATATTGCTGAATTTGCCGCCACGCAAGTGACTCGGCAAGATATCGTGCAATTAATCGAGATACAAAAACATGCGCGGCAAGAAGATCGTTTTCGCGACTCGCAGTGGGATTTGAAATTCCATGTACAAGTGGCGCTGGCGACGCAAAACACGGCTATGGCGACGATCGTCGAAAAAATGTGGAGCCAGCGGGTACATAACCCGTACTGGATCAAACTGCATGAACATATCGATGATAAATCGATCGAGAGTTGGTGCGAGGATCACGACAGGATCCTTGAAGCACTGATGCGCAAAGATCCCTACGCCAGTAAGCTCGCCATGTGGCAACATTTGGAAAATACCAAACAAATGCTGTTCCGCGCGACTACCGATGATTTCGAGTTTAATGTCGACCGCTACCTATTTACTGAAAACCCAGTGGTTCACCTCGACATCCCCAAAGAGCTTGGTGTCAGCATTACCGGTAAGCAGCAACCAAGTGAGTCACTCAAGTAA
- a CDS encoding DedA family protein — protein sequence MDIIKELLHALWAQDYETLANPSLVWAIYILLFLILFLENGLLPAAFLPGDSLLILVGVLIAKGAMSFPVTIVVLTTAASLGCWVSYIQGRWLGNTKVVQGWLSHLPAHYHQRAHNLFHRHGLSALLVGRFLAFVRTLLPTIAGLSGLSNARFQFFNWMSGLLWVLILTTMGFAFGKTPVFLKYEDEVMFFLMLLPLALLVIGLFGSLYVLWRKKSAAPANDSNDKGKSE from the coding sequence ATGGATATCATTAAAGAACTCTTACATGCTTTATGGGCACAAGACTACGAGACACTGGCGAACCCGTCATTGGTCTGGGCCATCTACATCCTACTATTCCTGATACTTTTTCTGGAGAATGGCTTACTTCCTGCGGCCTTTTTACCGGGTGATAGCCTGCTGATTCTGGTCGGGGTGTTGATTGCGAAAGGTGCCATGAGTTTCCCCGTGACCATAGTAGTATTAACCACTGCAGCCAGTCTTGGTTGCTGGGTCAGTTATATTCAGGGCCGATGGCTGGGGAATACAAAAGTGGTGCAAGGATGGCTATCCCATCTGCCAGCCCATTACCACCAGCGCGCACATAACTTATTCCACCGCCATGGATTATCTGCATTATTGGTCGGCCGTTTCCTGGCATTCGTGCGGACTTTATTACCCACAATCGCTGGCCTTTCTGGCCTGAGTAATGCGCGTTTTCAATTCTTTAACTGGATGAGTGGGCTGTTGTGGGTTTTGATCCTCACCACAATGGGCTTTGCCTTTGGCAAAACACCGGTATTTCTGAAATACGAAGATGAAGTGATGTTCTTCCTGATGTTGCTGCCCCTGGCACTCTTGGTGATTGGCCTGTTTGGTTCTTTATATGTGCTTTGGCGTAAGAAAAGTGCCGCTCCCGCGAATGACAGCAATGACAAAGGTAAGTCAGAGTGA
- the mzrA gene encoding EnvZ/OmpR regulon moderator MzrA, whose product MINLRGRFGRPVWHYLILPVTLLLLITLLFTPIIMRTESALKIRPNQQGLSLPDGFYLYQHLDQRGIRIKSITPENDSLVVSLESPEQQKEAIKALQDILPSGYVIVSSESKKRQRLLPAFRNNLQNVG is encoded by the coding sequence GTGATTAACCTCAGGGGCCGTTTTGGCCGCCCAGTCTGGCACTATCTTATCCTGCCAGTGACACTTTTGTTGCTGATAACGCTGCTGTTTACGCCCATCATTATGCGTACAGAAAGCGCACTAAAAATCCGGCCTAATCAGCAAGGGTTATCATTGCCTGATGGATTTTATCTGTATCAACATCTTGATCAACGCGGGATTCGTATCAAAAGTATCACTCCTGAGAATGATAGTCTGGTGGTTAGCCTTGAGTCTCCGGAGCAGCAAAAAGAAGCCATCAAAGCTTTGCAGGATATCTTGCCGAGCGGTTATGTTATTGTCTCCAGTGAGTCCAAGAAACGTCAGCGCTTATTGCCCGCATTCAGAAATAACCTGCAAAATGTAGGGTAA
- a CDS encoding DUF1090 domain-containing protein, with product MLLRTVLLRTVFSLRAILLLALPMIAFSSVAQTNECDTKAKEIQQQIDYAKQHGNTRRAAGLETALKEVKSNCTVESLKAERQKKINEKQRKVAERKQELKDAQQKGDAGKIANKQKKLTEAQAELKQAQAQK from the coding sequence ATGTTGTTACGTACTGTGTTGTTACGTACCGTTTTTTCGCTACGGGCCATTCTTCTGCTGGCTTTACCGATGATTGCGTTTTCCAGTGTCGCCCAAACGAATGAATGCGACACCAAAGCCAAAGAAATCCAACAGCAGATTGATTATGCCAAACAGCATGGCAACACTCGCCGCGCCGCAGGTCTGGAAACAGCCTTGAAAGAAGTGAAAAGCAATTGTACTGTTGAAAGTCTGAAAGCCGAGCGGCAGAAAAAAATTAATGAAAAGCAGCGCAAAGTTGCTGAGCGTAAACAAGAACTCAAAGACGCTCAGCAAAAAGGTGATGCTGGGAAAATTGCTAATAAACAGAAGAAGTTAACGGAAGCTCAAGCTGAGTTAAAGCAAGCTCAGGCACAGAAGTAG
- a CDS encoding DUF883 family protein, with product MPQDKTSEHLRAELKSLADTLEEVLQSSTDKPKAELDKLRAKAESALKDTRERLSETSDRIAAQTKEIADKADNYVHDNPWAGVGIGAAVGVVLGVLLSRR from the coding sequence ATGCCACAAGATAAAACCTCTGAACATTTACGTGCTGAACTTAAGTCACTTGCGGATACTTTGGAAGAAGTGCTGCAATCTTCGACCGATAAGCCAAAAGCTGAGTTAGATAAGCTACGGGCCAAAGCGGAAAGCGCGTTGAAAGATACTCGTGAACGTCTGAGCGAAACTAGCGATAGAATCGCCGCCCAAACCAAAGAAATTGCTGATAAAGCTGACAACTATGTCCATGACAACCCTTGGGCTGGCGTAGGCATTGGTGCTGCTGTCGGCGTGGTGCTAGGCGTTCTGTTGTCTCGCCGCTGA
- a CDS encoding phage holin family protein, whose product MAELPQTQGPGKGVLDTVHRIATIVVGMVETRVRLAAIELEEEKATLIQLLMMAGITLLLTAFGLMSLLVLVIWAIDPAYRLIALGSTTAVLLALAIIGVIWTLTKARHSTLLGSTRKQLETDRELLEKER is encoded by the coding sequence ATGGCTGAACTTCCTCAAACTCAGGGCCCCGGTAAAGGGGTCCTAGATACTGTTCACCGCATCGCCACCATCGTGGTTGGCATGGTTGAAACCCGTGTTCGGCTGGCAGCTATTGAGCTGGAAGAGGAAAAGGCAACACTGATTCAGTTGCTAATGATGGCGGGGATCACTCTGCTGCTTACCGCTTTCGGTTTGATGAGTCTCCTGGTGTTAGTGATATGGGCTATTGATCCTGCCTATCGTTTAATCGCGTTGGGGTCGACAACGGCAGTGCTATTAGCGCTGGCGATAATCGGTGTTATCTGGACACTCACCAAAGCGCGCCATTCCACACTGCTGGGCTCAACTCGCAAGCAATTGGAAACGGACCGCGAATTATTGGAGAAAGAGCGTTGA
- a CDS encoding YqjK-like family protein: protein MSRRQLAQEKAALLREIQQQRLDLANSAAHWIEVTAPYDRGWVKIVSMRKYLMVGSSLVALYGIRHPSKLIRWSRRAVSAWGTIQLFRSTFFLR from the coding sequence TTGAGTCGCCGTCAATTAGCACAAGAAAAGGCGGCATTGTTACGTGAGATCCAGCAACAACGTCTGGATCTCGCAAACAGCGCCGCGCATTGGATTGAAGTGACTGCACCTTATGACCGTGGCTGGGTGAAGATCGTCAGTATGCGAAAATATCTGATGGTTGGCTCAAGCTTGGTGGCGCTATACGGTATTCGCCACCCCAGTAAGTTAATCCGCTGGTCACGAAGAGCGGTCAGCGCATGGGGTACTATCCAATTGTTTCGTAGCACTTTTTTCTTACGTTAA
- a CDS encoding DoxX family protein, giving the protein MNKLQDTGLLVARILMPILFIVAGYGKMGDAYAGTQQYMQAMGVPGFFLPLTILLEFGGGLAILFGFLTRTTALFTAGFTILTALIFHTNFAEGANQLMFMKNLTIAGGYIVLAVAGPGGFSIDRLLGKKW; this is encoded by the coding sequence ATGAACAAATTACAAGATACTGGCCTGTTGGTAGCACGCATTCTGATGCCAATTCTGTTTATTGTTGCCGGTTACGGCAAAATGGGTGATGCCTATGCAGGTACCCAACAATATATGCAAGCAATGGGTGTCCCTGGTTTCTTCCTGCCACTGACGATTTTGTTAGAGTTTGGCGGCGGCCTGGCAATTCTGTTTGGTTTCCTGACCCGCACCACCGCGCTGTTCACTGCCGGTTTTACTATTCTGACCGCATTGATCTTCCACACGAACTTTGCAGAAGGGGCTAACCAACTGATGTTCATGAAAAACCTGACCATCGCTGGCGGTTACATTGTATTAGCCGTTGCTGGCCCGGGTGGTTTCAGTATCGACCGCCTGCTGGGTAAGAAATGGTAA
- a CDS encoding glutathione S-transferase family protein, translated as MGQLVDGVWKDVWYDTKSTGGHFKRSTSQFRNWVTADGQAGPQGKAGFKAEAQRYHLYVSLACPWAHRTLLMRTLKGLESLISVSVVHPLMKENGWTFGDDFPASTGDSLYHLDYLYQLYLRADPNYSGRVTVPVLWDKQQQTVVSNESADIIRMFNSAFDGVGARAGDYYPTALRSDIDGINEWVYDQVNNGVYKAGFATTQAAYDEAVNALFDALAKLEQILGKHRYLTGSQLTEADLRLWTTLVRFDPVYVTHFKCDKHRISDYLNLYGFLRDIYQMPGIAETVDFAHIRSHYYRSHATINPYGIISIGPQQNLLEPHGRDIRFA; from the coding sequence ATGGGGCAACTTGTCGATGGCGTCTGGAAAGACGTTTGGTATGACACCAAATCTACCGGTGGCCATTTCAAACGCAGTACTTCACAGTTTCGCAACTGGGTCACTGCTGACGGTCAGGCGGGCCCACAAGGCAAAGCTGGCTTTAAAGCTGAAGCACAGCGTTACCATTTGTATGTTTCTTTAGCTTGTCCATGGGCACATCGAACCTTACTGATGCGCACTTTGAAGGGCCTGGAATCACTGATTTCAGTCTCTGTGGTACATCCGCTGATGAAAGAGAATGGCTGGACATTCGGCGATGATTTCCCCGCGAGCACTGGCGATTCTCTTTATCATCTCGATTATCTTTATCAACTTTATCTGCGTGCTGATCCTAATTATAGCGGGCGTGTCACGGTCCCGGTGTTATGGGACAAACAACAGCAAACTGTTGTTAGCAATGAATCAGCCGATATCATTCGCATGTTCAATAGTGCTTTTGATGGCGTAGGTGCCAGGGCGGGTGATTATTACCCCACCGCGTTACGCAGTGATATTGATGGCATCAATGAATGGGTTTACGACCAGGTCAATAATGGCGTGTATAAAGCCGGTTTTGCCACCACGCAAGCTGCCTATGATGAGGCCGTTAACGCCTTGTTTGATGCATTGGCAAAACTGGAACAGATTTTGGGGAAACACCGCTATCTGACGGGCAGCCAACTTACCGAAGCCGATTTGCGTTTATGGACAACACTGGTGCGGTTTGATCCCGTGTATGTCACTCATTTCAAATGTGATAAACACCGGATCAGCGATTACCTTAATCTATATGGTTTCCTGCGCGATATTTATCAGATGCCGGGGATTGCCGAAACAGTGGATTTTGCCCATATCCGCAGTCACTATTACCGCAGCCACGCCACGATTAATCCTTACGGGATTATTTCCATCGGCCCACAGCAAAATTTGCTGGAGCCACATGGTCGAGATATCCGTTTTGCTTAG
- a CDS encoding LysR family transcriptional regulator encodes MGKDRALTLEALRVMDAIDRRGSFAAAADELGRVPSALSYTMQKLEEELDVVLFDRSGHRTKFTNVGRMLLDRGRVLLEAADKLTTDAEALARGWETHITIVSEALSPAWKLFPLVDRLALKANTQVSIFTEVLAGAWERLEQGRADIVIAPDMHFRASSEINSRKLYKVTSVYVASPDHPIHLEPEPLSELTRVKYRGVAVADTARERPVLTVQLLDKQQRLTVSTIEDKRRALLAGLGVATMPYEMVEKDIEAGRLRVVGPEYSREADIIMAWRRDSMGEAKSWCLREIPKLFANK; translated from the coding sequence ATGGGAAAAGATCGGGCGCTAACGTTAGAAGCATTGAGAGTGATGGATGCCATTGACCGCCGGGGCAGTTTTGCTGCGGCAGCTGATGAATTGGGGCGGGTGCCCTCGGCGTTGAGCTACACCATGCAAAAGCTTGAAGAAGAACTGGATGTGGTGTTGTTCGACCGTTCCGGGCATCGTACCAAGTTTACCAATGTCGGGCGGATGCTCTTGGATCGCGGGCGAGTGCTGCTGGAAGCGGCCGATAAATTGACTACTGATGCCGAGGCATTGGCGCGGGGTTGGGAAACCCATATCACTATCGTCAGTGAGGCATTATCCCCAGCATGGAAACTGTTCCCGTTGGTTGACCGGTTGGCGCTGAAAGCAAATACCCAAGTGTCTATTTTCACTGAGGTATTAGCAGGGGCATGGGAGCGACTGGAGCAAGGGCGGGCAGATATCGTGATTGCCCCAGATATGCATTTTCGGGCATCTTCGGAAATTAACAGCCGCAAGCTGTACAAAGTCACCAGTGTTTATGTGGCCAGCCCTGACCATCCCATCCATCTGGAGCCAGAGCCGCTGTCAGAGCTAACGCGGGTGAAATACCGGGGCGTCGCAGTAGCTGATACCGCCCGTGAACGGCCGGTTTTGACCGTACAATTGCTGGATAAACAGCAGCGGTTAACTGTTAGCACCATCGAAGATAAGCGGCGGGCGCTGTTGGCCGGTTTGGGTGTGGCGACCATGCCGTATGAAATGGTCGAAAAAGATATCGAAGCAGGGCGCTTACGGGTTGTCGGGCCAGAGTACAGCCGCGAGGCCGATATTATTATGGCCTGGCGGCGCGACAGTATGGGGGAGGCTAAGTCGTGGTGTCTGCGCGAGATCCCCAAACTGTTCGCTAATAAGTAA